In one Dermatophilaceae bacterium Sec6.4 genomic region, the following are encoded:
- the ispG gene encoding flavodoxin-dependent (E)-4-hydroxy-3-methylbut-2-enyl-diphosphate synthase, with translation MTVSLGMPSAPAPVLAPRRKTRKIKVGKVDVGGDAPISVQSMCTTPTTDINATLQQIAELTASGCDIVRVACPSQDDADALPIIARKSQIPVIADIHFQPKYVFAAIDAGCAAVRVNPGNIRKFDDQVKQIAKEAKDAGISIRIGVNAGSLDKRIMDKYGKATPEALVESAVWEASLFEEHDFHDFKISVKHNDPVIMVRAYELLAERGDWPLHLGVTEAGPAFQGTIKSATAFGALLSQGIGDTIRVSLSAPPVEEIKVGIQILQSLNLKPRRLEIVSCPSCGRAQVDVYKLAEEVTAGLEGLTVPLRVAVMGCVVNGPGEAREADLGVASGNGKGQIFVKGEVVKTVPESQIVETLIEEAMRIAEEMGEPVDGDTGAPIVSVS, from the coding sequence ATGACCGTCTCTCTCGGTATGCCGTCCGCGCCCGCTCCCGTCCTGGCCCCGCGGCGTAAGACCCGCAAGATCAAGGTCGGCAAGGTGGATGTCGGCGGCGACGCGCCCATCTCGGTGCAGTCGATGTGCACGACCCCGACCACCGACATCAACGCAACGCTCCAGCAGATCGCCGAGCTGACGGCGTCCGGGTGTGACATCGTGCGCGTCGCATGCCCCAGCCAGGACGACGCCGACGCGCTGCCGATCATTGCGCGCAAGAGTCAGATCCCCGTCATCGCCGACATCCACTTCCAGCCCAAGTACGTGTTTGCGGCGATCGACGCCGGCTGCGCAGCCGTTCGGGTCAACCCCGGCAACATCCGCAAGTTCGACGATCAGGTCAAGCAGATCGCCAAAGAGGCCAAGGACGCGGGTATCTCGATCCGGATCGGGGTGAACGCCGGGTCGCTGGACAAGCGCATCATGGACAAGTACGGCAAAGCGACACCCGAGGCGCTGGTCGAGTCAGCAGTTTGGGAGGCATCGCTCTTCGAAGAACATGACTTCCACGACTTCAAGATCTCGGTCAAGCACAACGACCCGGTGATCATGGTGCGCGCCTACGAACTGCTCGCCGAGCGCGGCGACTGGCCGCTGCACCTCGGCGTGACCGAGGCCGGACCGGCGTTCCAGGGCACGATCAAGTCCGCGACCGCGTTCGGCGCACTGTTGTCCCAAGGAATCGGTGACACGATCCGGGTCTCGCTGTCCGCACCGCCGGTTGAAGAGATCAAAGTCGGCATTCAGATCCTGCAGTCGCTGAACCTCAAGCCCAGAAGGTTGGAGATCGTGTCCTGCCCCTCCTGCGGGCGAGCTCAGGTCGACGTCTACAAATTGGCTGAGGAGGTCACTGCAGGGCTGGAAGGTCTGACGGTGCCGCTGCGGGTCGCGGTCATGGGCTGTGTGGTCAACGGTCCGGGCGAAGCGCGTGAGGCCGACCTCGGAGTCGCCTCTGGTAACGGTAAAGGTCAGATCTTCGTCAAGGGCGAGGTCGTCAAGACCGTGCCGGAGAGCCAGATCGTCGAGACCCTCATCGAGGAGGCCATGCGGATCGCGGAGGAGATGGGCGAGCCGGTCGACGGCGACACCGGTGCGCCCATCGTGTCGGTCAGCTGA
- a CDS encoding GDSL-type esterase/lipase family protein codes for MRISTIRRSRRNVLALATATALSVGIAVPSLAATTTPSHTTGHSGRSWASFQLPVVPGSDYLALGDSVAFGYREPTTFPPPNYPNPKSFVGYPEEIGSALGLRVTNASCPGETSGSFVSTANPSYACETAAGYRTNFPLHATYRNSKESQLTFAVNFLKKHRNTRLVTLGIGANDGFLCQAKNGGTCSGPALTATLGGIGKNVSTILFALRYQAHYFGQIVIVDYYSTDYRSAAANASSQGLNQVMAAAAKPFVVKVADEFGAFQNAALHSGGDSCAAGLLTQLFPHQAGTAAGAQNGCGVHPSVAGQDVLAHTIEATVKKTYF; via the coding sequence ATGCGCATTTCCACCATCCGACGTTCGCGTCGCAACGTTCTCGCCCTCGCGACTGCAACGGCGCTCAGCGTGGGTATCGCGGTACCGTCGCTGGCCGCGACCACGACGCCCAGCCACACCACCGGGCATTCTGGGCGTTCGTGGGCTTCCTTCCAACTGCCGGTCGTGCCCGGGTCGGACTATCTGGCCCTCGGTGACTCGGTGGCATTCGGCTACCGCGAGCCCACGACGTTTCCGCCGCCGAACTACCCGAACCCGAAGAGCTTTGTCGGTTACCCGGAGGAGATCGGTTCCGCTCTCGGCCTGCGGGTTACGAACGCTTCGTGCCCTGGCGAGACGTCCGGTAGCTTCGTCAGCACGGCCAACCCGAGCTACGCCTGTGAGACGGCTGCGGGCTACCGCACCAACTTCCCGCTGCATGCGACGTACCGCAACTCCAAAGAGAGCCAGCTGACTTTCGCGGTGAACTTTCTGAAGAAACACCGCAATACCCGGCTGGTCACCCTGGGTATCGGGGCCAACGACGGGTTCCTCTGCCAGGCGAAGAATGGCGGCACATGCTCCGGTCCGGCGTTGACCGCGACCCTCGGTGGGATCGGCAAGAATGTCAGCACCATTTTGTTCGCGCTGCGTTATCAGGCGCATTACTTCGGCCAGATCGTGATTGTCGACTACTACTCGACGGACTACCGGTCAGCGGCCGCCAATGCAAGCAGTCAGGGCCTGAATCAGGTGATGGCGGCGGCTGCCAAGCCATTCGTCGTCAAGGTCGCCGACGAATTCGGCGCATTCCAGAACGCGGCGCTGCACTCCGGTGGCGACAGCTGCGCTGCTGGCCTGCTGACCCAGTTGTTCCCGCACCAGGCCGGGACAGCTGCGGGAGCCCAGAACGGCTGCGGTGTGCATCCCAGTGTCGCCGGCCAGGATGTGCTTGCGCACACCATCGAGGCAACGGTCAAGAAGACCTACTTCTGA
- the dxr gene encoding 1-deoxy-D-xylulose-5-phosphate reductoisomerase, producing the protein MSRRTVALLGSTGSIGTQAIQIARAQPDRFQIVALAAGGSDTALLARQAVQLKVEMIAVARGGQNEMRAEVQDAARAAGLSDYRPQIVVGPDAAVLASRCGADVVLNAITGSIGLRPTLAALHNGATLALANKESLIVGGPIVKAAAAPDQIVPVDSEHSAIAQCLAAGRHEEVRRLVVTASGGPFRGRAREQLHDVTPQEALAHPNFAMGRVVTTNSATLVNKGLEVIEAHLLFDIPLEQIDVVVHPQQMVHSMVEFVDGSTIAQCGPPSMMVPIALGMGWPDHVPDAGPRIDWTQASRWDFEPLDNDAFPAVDLAREVGAAGSTYPAVYNAANEECVDAFHDGRLRFTAIVDTVRQVVHDHQPAPGELTVENLLAAEDWARSRARAHVTAP; encoded by the coding sequence ATCAGCCGCCGCACAGTGGCCTTGCTCGGCTCGACCGGTTCGATCGGCACCCAGGCGATCCAGATCGCCCGTGCCCAACCGGATCGTTTCCAGATCGTGGCCCTCGCAGCGGGCGGCTCGGACACCGCGCTGCTGGCCCGGCAGGCGGTGCAGCTGAAAGTGGAGATGATCGCCGTGGCGCGCGGCGGGCAGAACGAGATGCGGGCAGAGGTGCAGGATGCAGCACGGGCCGCAGGTCTGTCCGACTATCGTCCGCAGATCGTCGTGGGCCCTGACGCGGCTGTGCTCGCAAGCCGCTGCGGGGCGGATGTGGTGCTGAACGCCATCACCGGATCCATCGGACTGCGACCGACGCTAGCGGCCCTGCACAACGGGGCGACGTTGGCGCTTGCCAACAAGGAGTCACTGATCGTCGGCGGTCCCATCGTCAAGGCAGCCGCTGCTCCCGACCAGATCGTGCCGGTGGACAGCGAGCACAGCGCCATCGCGCAGTGTCTCGCCGCTGGGCGGCATGAAGAGGTGCGGCGTCTCGTGGTCACCGCCAGCGGCGGCCCGTTCCGGGGCCGTGCACGTGAACAGCTGCACGACGTCACGCCGCAGGAAGCGCTCGCCCATCCGAATTTCGCCATGGGGCGCGTGGTGACCACGAACTCCGCGACGTTGGTCAACAAGGGTTTGGAGGTCATCGAGGCGCACCTGCTCTTCGACATTCCGCTGGAGCAGATCGATGTGGTCGTGCACCCGCAGCAGATGGTCCACTCGATGGTCGAGTTCGTCGACGGATCGACCATTGCCCAGTGCGGCCCGCCGAGCATGATGGTGCCGATCGCGCTGGGTATGGGATGGCCGGACCATGTTCCGGACGCCGGGCCGCGCATCGACTGGACTCAGGCATCGCGGTGGGATTTCGAGCCGCTGGACAACGACGCCTTCCCGGCGGTCGATCTGGCCCGTGAGGTCGGTGCTGCCGGGTCGACCTATCCCGCGGTCTACAACGCAGCCAATGAAGAATGCGTTGACGCCTTCCATGACGGGAGGTTGCGGTTCACCGCAATCGTGGACACGGTGCGACAGGTCGTTCACGACCATCAGCCCGCGCCGGGCGAGCTCACCGTCGAGAACCTCCTCGCGGCCGAGGACTGGGCCCGTTCTCGAGCCCGTGCGCACGTCACAGCCCCGTGA
- a CDS encoding saccharopine dehydrogenase NADP-binding domain-containing protein → MATPRDQRDLDIVLFGATGFVGKLTAEHLAAHAPAGLRIGLAGRNAAKVRDVRTSLGPSASDWELIAADSSDPASLAALADRARVVITTVGPYAKYGMPLVQACAEAGTDYVDLTGEVLFVRESIDLFHNTASASGARIVHSCGFDSVPSDLAVLNLAEQVAADGAGTPTDTTLFVTMKGGASGGTLDSMKGQIDQIRTDKAKRMIALDKFALSPDRSAEPKGEWRDSMSVHYSPEVKSWTGPFVMASYNTRIVRRSNALRGHDYGPTFRYREVQRAGDGLSGRATAYGLSGGLAAGFGALSIPLLRPLVNKVLPKAGEGPSAQARAKGFFKVDARTTTTDGSQYRSVVAAQGDPGYAATCVMLAEAALALATQREQCPLPEGINGGVLTPATALGDVLSTRLRDQGFTIRAERLNA, encoded by the coding sequence ATGGCAACCCCCCGCGATCAGCGCGACCTCGACATCGTCCTCTTCGGAGCCACCGGCTTCGTCGGCAAGCTCACCGCCGAGCATCTCGCCGCGCACGCACCGGCAGGGCTGCGTATCGGGCTGGCCGGCCGCAACGCAGCCAAGGTGCGCGACGTGCGGACATCTCTTGGCCCCTCAGCCTCGGACTGGGAACTGATCGCCGCCGATTCCAGCGACCCTGCCTCGTTGGCGGCCCTCGCTGATCGGGCACGGGTCGTGATCACCACCGTGGGCCCCTACGCCAAATACGGCATGCCGCTCGTGCAGGCATGCGCTGAAGCGGGCACCGACTACGTGGACCTGACCGGTGAGGTGCTGTTCGTCCGCGAATCCATCGATCTCTTCCACAACACCGCATCGGCCTCCGGCGCCCGCATCGTGCACTCGTGCGGTTTCGACTCGGTCCCCTCCGATCTGGCGGTATTGAACCTCGCCGAGCAGGTAGCTGCTGACGGGGCCGGCACACCGACCGACACCACGTTGTTCGTCACGATGAAGGGCGGGGCCAGCGGCGGCACGCTCGATTCGATGAAAGGACAAATCGATCAGATCCGCACCGACAAGGCCAAGCGCATGATCGCCCTGGACAAGTTCGCGTTGTCACCCGACCGCTCTGCTGAGCCGAAGGGCGAGTGGCGCGACAGTATGTCGGTGCACTATTCACCGGAGGTGAAGTCCTGGACCGGGCCGTTCGTGATGGCGAGCTACAACACCCGCATCGTGCGTCGGAGTAACGCTCTGCGCGGCCACGACTACGGGCCGACGTTTCGTTACCGGGAGGTGCAGCGCGCCGGCGACGGGTTGAGCGGGCGGGCGACGGCCTACGGGCTCTCCGGTGGACTCGCTGCCGGTTTCGGCGCGCTCAGCATCCCGCTGCTACGACCCCTGGTGAACAAGGTGCTCCCCAAAGCCGGCGAGGGACCCAGCGCGCAGGCACGCGCCAAAGGATTCTTCAAAGTCGACGCCCGGACCACGACCACCGACGGCTCGCAGTACCGCAGTGTCGTCGCCGCCCAGGGCGACCCCGGTTACGCCGCGACCTGCGTGATGCTCGCGGAGGCCGCACTTGCGCTGGCTACCCAACGCGAGCAGTGCCCCCTCCCGGAAGGCATCAACGGGGGCGTCCTCACACCGGCCACTGCGCTCGGCGACGTGCTGAGCACACGTCTGCGCGACCAGGGGTTCACCATCCGAGCCGAACGACTGAACGCCTGA
- a CDS encoding NAD-dependent succinate-semialdehyde dehydrogenase translates to MTELVEKVKKQLFIGGQWRDGEGGKTFTVDNPASGEVLATVADASVADGGAALAAASAAQRDWARTPPRDRGEILRSAFELITARADYFAELMTLEMGKPVAESKGEVAYAAEFFRWFSEEAVRISGRFSTAPNGATRLLTMKGPVGPTLMITPWNFPLAMGTRKIGPAIAAGCTMVVKPAAETPLSMLALAQLMEEVGLPAGVLNVIATSTSGAVMEPLIRDPRARKLTFTGSTGVGRKLVEQSADQLLRLSMELGGNAPFIVFDDADIDAAVDGAMQAKMRNIGEACTAANRFLVHVDVAEEFAAKLANRMGSMVIGNGLAEGVTVGPLINAKAVQKVASLVADATERGSTLVCGGAAIDGAGFYYPPTVLTDVPADADLVREEIFGPVAAIQTFTDEQDAVERANSTEYGLAAYFFTRDYSRVLRVSEDLDYGMVGVNQGIISNPAAPFGGVKASGYGREGGFEGIEEYLETKYVGLAL, encoded by the coding sequence ATGACCGAGTTGGTCGAAAAGGTCAAGAAGCAGTTGTTCATCGGTGGGCAGTGGCGCGACGGCGAAGGTGGCAAAACCTTTACTGTCGACAACCCGGCAAGTGGCGAGGTGCTCGCCACCGTGGCCGATGCCTCAGTCGCCGATGGGGGCGCTGCACTCGCAGCAGCCTCTGCTGCACAACGCGATTGGGCCCGCACGCCGCCGCGCGATCGTGGCGAGATCCTGCGCAGCGCATTCGAGTTGATCACTGCACGGGCTGATTACTTCGCCGAGCTGATGACCCTTGAGATGGGCAAGCCGGTGGCTGAGTCGAAGGGCGAGGTCGCCTACGCCGCTGAGTTCTTCCGCTGGTTCTCCGAGGAGGCAGTGCGCATCTCCGGCCGATTCTCCACAGCTCCCAACGGCGCCACCCGGCTGCTGACGATGAAGGGCCCGGTGGGTCCGACGCTGATGATCACGCCGTGGAACTTCCCGCTCGCGATGGGCACCCGCAAGATCGGTCCCGCCATCGCCGCCGGATGCACGATGGTCGTGAAGCCGGCCGCCGAAACCCCGTTGTCGATGCTTGCCTTGGCGCAGTTGATGGAAGAGGTCGGCCTGCCTGCAGGGGTGCTCAATGTCATCGCCACGAGCACGTCAGGTGCGGTGATGGAGCCGCTCATCCGCGATCCGCGGGCCAGGAAGCTGACCTTCACCGGTTCAACGGGAGTGGGTCGGAAGTTGGTTGAGCAGTCCGCCGACCAGCTGTTGCGGCTGTCCATGGAGCTGGGCGGGAACGCGCCGTTCATCGTCTTCGACGACGCGGATATCGACGCGGCCGTCGACGGCGCAATGCAGGCGAAGATGCGCAACATCGGCGAAGCCTGCACGGCGGCAAACCGGTTCCTGGTACACGTCGACGTTGCTGAGGAATTCGCTGCGAAGCTTGCCAACCGGATGGGTTCGATGGTCATCGGTAACGGGTTGGCCGAAGGCGTCACTGTCGGTCCGCTCATCAATGCCAAGGCCGTGCAGAAGGTTGCCTCGCTCGTCGCGGACGCCACCGAGCGTGGGTCCACGCTGGTATGTGGTGGCGCGGCAATCGACGGCGCCGGCTTCTACTACCCGCCCACCGTGCTGACCGACGTGCCCGCTGATGCCGACCTCGTGCGTGAAGAGATCTTCGGGCCGGTCGCGGCCATTCAGACCTTTACCGACGAGCAGGATGCGGTCGAGCGGGCCAACTCCACCGAGTACGGTCTCGCGGCGTACTTCTTCACCCGTGACTACTCGCGGGTACTGCGGGTCAGCGAAGACCTCGACTACGGCATGGTCGGGGTCAATCAAGGGATCATCTCCAACCCGGCAGCGCCGTTCGGCGGTGTCAAGGCCAGCGGGTACGGCCGCGAGGGCGGATTCGAGGGCATCGAGGAATATCTGGAGACCAAGTACGTCGGGTTGGCGCTGTAG
- a CDS encoding site-2 protease family protein — protein sequence MFLLGVLLMVVGVAASIALHELGHMLPAKKFGVKVTQYMIGFGPTLFSRRRGETEYGVKAIPLGGYIRMVGMFPPAPGQDPSMVRRSSTGRWSQLVDQAREAAFEEIPSHEAHRVFYKLPTHRKVIIMFGGPCMNLVIAAVLLIVISCGIGLPKQVTADVTAVGNCLPTQSNPAPKTCATPSPAAAAGLAPKDRIESVDGVKVTTTLQATDIIRAHPNQAIPMVILRDGVRRTLQITPALRTLVKTDDQGNPVTTWTGDTETVRAGQIGAGIGGTSIVYRQSITAAPSIVWDGVAQTASVFVKIPQKMVGVFNAAFNSKTRDPNGPISVVGVGRIAGDVSQSTQVSLVDKVTLLLGLLASLNLALFVFNLIPLLPLDGGHIAGALWEAVKRPIARARGIRGPIYVDVAKALPVAYGVSMVLLVMFGLLFYADIVNPIRFN from the coding sequence ATGTTCCTGCTCGGTGTGCTGCTCATGGTGGTCGGTGTTGCGGCCTCGATCGCATTGCACGAGCTGGGTCACATGCTTCCCGCCAAGAAGTTCGGTGTGAAGGTCACCCAGTACATGATCGGTTTCGGACCGACATTGTTCTCCCGTCGGCGGGGCGAGACCGAGTACGGCGTCAAGGCGATCCCGCTCGGTGGCTACATCCGGATGGTCGGCATGTTCCCCCCCGCACCGGGGCAGGATCCCTCCATGGTGCGCAGGTCCTCCACGGGTCGCTGGAGTCAGCTGGTCGATCAGGCCCGCGAAGCAGCATTCGAGGAGATCCCCTCGCACGAGGCGCATCGGGTCTTCTACAAACTGCCGACGCACCGCAAGGTCATCATCATGTTCGGCGGGCCGTGCATGAACCTGGTCATCGCTGCCGTGCTGCTGATCGTCATATCGTGCGGCATCGGCTTGCCGAAGCAGGTCACGGCCGACGTGACCGCAGTCGGCAACTGCCTACCCACCCAGTCCAACCCCGCGCCGAAGACCTGCGCGACACCGTCGCCGGCCGCAGCCGCGGGCCTTGCGCCGAAGGACCGCATCGAGTCGGTGGACGGCGTCAAGGTCACGACCACCTTGCAGGCCACCGACATCATCCGCGCGCATCCGAACCAGGCGATCCCGATGGTGATCCTGCGTGACGGGGTACGCCGCACCCTGCAGATCACGCCGGCGTTGCGCACGCTGGTCAAGACCGATGACCAGGGCAATCCGGTCACCACCTGGACCGGCGACACCGAGACGGTGCGCGCGGGCCAGATCGGCGCCGGTATCGGCGGCACCAGCATTGTGTACCGGCAGTCGATCACCGCAGCGCCTTCGATCGTCTGGGACGGGGTGGCGCAGACTGCCTCGGTCTTCGTGAAGATCCCGCAGAAGATGGTGGGCGTCTTCAATGCGGCGTTCAACAGCAAGACCCGCGATCCCAACGGTCCGATCTCGGTCGTGGGCGTCGGGCGCATCGCGGGCGATGTCTCACAGAGCACTCAGGTCTCGCTGGTCGACAAGGTGACCCTGCTCCTGGGACTGCTGGCGTCGCTGAACCTGGCGTTGTTCGTCTTCAACCTCATCCCTCTGCTCCCGCTGGACGGCGGCCACATCGCCGGCGCACTCTGGGAAGCCGTCAAACGACCGATCGCGCGGGCCCGCGGCATTCGCGGCCCGATCTACGTGGACGTGGCCAAAGCACTCCCGGTCGCCTACGGCGTGTCCATGGTGCTCCTGGTGATGTTCGGTCTGCTCTTCTACGCCGATATCGTCAATCCGATCAGATTCAACTAA
- a CDS encoding GNAT family N-acetyltransferase, whose protein sequence is MLRTSSPARTLGASDFDAALAVCRQDPQSNVFVAARLLEAGPAAASSLIAIGGQHFSSMCWVSANIVPIGCDARALDVYAAKLRRYRRRCSSIFGEADQVLGLWERLEPTWGQPRSLRPEQPMMIVTTSPRDTGRPMDPRVRLAREDELDLVVPASAHMFTGEIGYPPYTGSDHEYRRLVRSLIRAGHTYVIVEAGRVLFKADVGSLAFGVAQIQGVWVAPKERGRGLAIPAMNSVVQHVLDHLAEDVTLYVNSYNEPALRSYRATGFETIANFATIIL, encoded by the coding sequence GTGCTGCGAACTTCTAGCCCCGCGCGGACGCTCGGTGCGAGCGACTTCGACGCTGCGCTCGCGGTGTGCAGGCAGGACCCGCAATCCAATGTTTTCGTCGCGGCGCGGTTGCTGGAGGCCGGCCCGGCCGCTGCCAGTTCGCTGATCGCTATCGGCGGCCAGCACTTCAGTTCCATGTGCTGGGTCTCAGCCAATATTGTGCCGATCGGTTGCGATGCGCGGGCGTTGGATGTCTATGCGGCCAAGTTGCGCAGGTACCGGCGTCGTTGCTCCTCGATCTTCGGCGAGGCCGACCAGGTGCTCGGGTTGTGGGAGCGACTGGAGCCGACCTGGGGGCAGCCGCGATCGCTGCGCCCGGAACAGCCGATGATGATCGTCACCACGTCGCCTCGCGATACCGGGCGTCCGATGGACCCGCGCGTACGCCTCGCGCGCGAGGACGAACTCGACCTGGTCGTGCCGGCGTCCGCGCACATGTTCACCGGTGAGATCGGCTACCCGCCGTACACAGGTTCCGATCATGAGTACCGCCGGTTGGTGCGGTCGCTCATTCGTGCGGGCCACACCTATGTGATCGTCGAGGCCGGCCGGGTGCTCTTCAAGGCCGACGTCGGGTCGCTCGCGTTCGGTGTCGCCCAGATTCAGGGGGTATGGGTAGCTCCTAAGGAGCGTGGCCGGGGACTCGCGATTCCGGCAATGAACTCAGTGGTCCAGCATGTGCTGGACCACCTCGCCGAAGATGTCACGCTCTACGTGAACTCCTACAACGAACCGGCACTGCGCAGCTACCGGGCGACGGGGTTCGAGACGATCGCGAACTTCGCGACCATCATCCTCTGA
- a CDS encoding DUF402 domain-containing protein, with product MARALPTTPGTPVLVDFRKWDGAQHWQEPTTYLGTDEYGIWLGMRAGTIFERPGHRVVSRSDSVKVATDKGWFATFNGPGHHIQTYVDITTVGEWRLLDDGFAFTLIDLDLDVVREHEGRLYVDDEDEFEEHQKLYGYPQDVIARALQDCSSVRNAVSARNEPFAQRPQHWLNRLLSPQ from the coding sequence ATGGCCAGAGCCCTGCCGACAACCCCCGGAACCCCCGTCCTGGTCGATTTCCGTAAGTGGGACGGCGCGCAGCACTGGCAGGAACCGACGACCTACCTGGGCACCGACGAATACGGCATATGGCTCGGGATGCGTGCAGGCACCATCTTCGAACGGCCCGGCCACCGGGTCGTGTCCAGATCCGACTCCGTCAAGGTCGCCACCGACAAGGGCTGGTTCGCGACCTTCAACGGGCCCGGGCACCACATCCAGACCTACGTCGACATCACCACGGTCGGCGAATGGCGCCTATTGGATGACGGATTCGCCTTCACCCTCATCGATCTCGACCTGGACGTCGTACGCGAACACGAAGGGCGGCTCTACGTCGACGATGAGGATGAGTTCGAAGAGCACCAGAAGCTCTACGGTTACCCGCAGGACGTCATTGCACGCGCGCTGCAGGACTGCTCGAGTGTCCGGAACGCTGTCTCAGCCCGCAACGAGCCCTTTGCGCAGCGACCGCAGCATTGGCTGAATCGGCTGCTCAGCCCTCAGTAA
- a CDS encoding acetate--CoA ligase: MNNGEYDTAYQRSMNDPQGFWAEAAQAISWINRPATILDDTNPPFYRWFPDGRMNTCYNALDRHVIAGRADQPAVIWDSPVTGESRTYTYAQLLDLVGRAAGMLTALGVGKGDRVVIYLPMIPEAIISMLACARIGAVHSVVFGGFAAAELAARIDDARPKVLITASCGVERTRVVEYKPLVDAAVERATYPPENVVVLQRPQAQASMGERDIDWRTAMRPDGIGAAGCVPLSGGDPLYILYTSGTTGSPKGIVRDNGGHAVALQWSMTHIFGMQPGDVWFTASDVGWVVGHSYIVYAPLIAGCTTVLFEGKPVGTPDASTFWRIIEQYRVAGLFTAPTGIRAIKKEDPDGELMAEYDLSSLRTLFLAGERTDPDTWRWATDRLGVPVIDNWWQTETGWPICANPVGIQLFDIKPGSATFPSPGYDVSVLDAEGAECAPGQEGALCIKLPMPPGTLPTLWNDDDRYVSSYLSAFEGYYSSGDGGYRDDDGYVWVMGRTDDVLNVAGHRLSTGGLEAVVASHPAVAECAVIGVADELKGQVPRALVVLKGSEMPSDADAQRVCSELAAMVRDQIGGIASLQRVDIVAALPKTRSGKILRRTMRQVADGEQPRVPGTIEDIGVLEALGEVLRARP, translated from the coding sequence ATGAACAACGGCGAGTACGACACCGCGTACCAGCGCAGCATGAACGACCCGCAGGGCTTCTGGGCCGAGGCTGCGCAGGCCATCAGTTGGATCAACCGACCGGCCACGATCCTGGATGATACGAACCCGCCGTTCTACCGGTGGTTCCCGGACGGCCGGATGAACACCTGTTACAACGCGCTTGACCGACACGTGATCGCCGGGCGAGCCGACCAGCCTGCGGTGATCTGGGACAGCCCGGTGACCGGGGAGTCCCGCACCTACACCTACGCGCAACTGCTGGATCTGGTCGGCCGAGCGGCCGGGATGCTTACCGCGCTGGGCGTGGGCAAGGGCGACCGGGTGGTGATCTACCTGCCAATGATTCCGGAGGCGATCATCAGCATGCTGGCCTGCGCCAGGATCGGTGCAGTGCACTCCGTCGTGTTCGGTGGTTTCGCGGCAGCCGAGCTGGCCGCCCGTATCGATGACGCACGACCCAAGGTGCTGATCACTGCCTCTTGTGGTGTGGAGCGGACCCGGGTCGTGGAGTACAAGCCACTGGTCGATGCAGCGGTAGAACGGGCTACCTACCCGCCGGAGAACGTCGTCGTCCTGCAACGCCCGCAGGCGCAGGCCTCGATGGGCGAGCGCGACATCGATTGGCGCACGGCAATGCGACCGGACGGTATCGGGGCCGCTGGATGCGTCCCGTTGTCAGGTGGCGATCCGCTCTACATCCTCTACACCTCGGGCACCACCGGTTCACCCAAGGGCATCGTGCGTGACAACGGCGGGCACGCGGTGGCCCTGCAGTGGTCGATGACCCACATCTTCGGAATGCAGCCCGGCGACGTCTGGTTCACCGCGTCCGACGTCGGATGGGTGGTCGGGCACTCCTACATCGTCTACGCGCCGCTCATCGCGGGGTGCACGACGGTGCTGTTCGAGGGCAAGCCGGTGGGTACGCCGGACGCTTCGACCTTCTGGCGGATCATCGAGCAGTACCGCGTCGCGGGGCTGTTCACCGCGCCGACCGGGATCCGCGCCATCAAGAAGGAGGATCCGGACGGCGAGTTGATGGCGGAGTACGACCTGTCCAGCCTGCGCACCCTTTTCCTGGCCGGCGAGCGCACCGATCCGGACACCTGGAGGTGGGCTACGGACCGCCTGGGGGTGCCGGTCATCGACAACTGGTGGCAGACCGAGACGGGGTGGCCGATCTGCGCCAATCCGGTGGGGATACAGCTGTTCGACATCAAACCGGGTTCGGCGACCTTCCCCAGTCCTGGATACGACGTGAGCGTCCTGGACGCTGAGGGCGCCGAGTGCGCGCCCGGGCAGGAGGGGGCACTGTGTATCAAGCTGCCGATGCCACCGGGCACTCTGCCGACGCTCTGGAATGACGATGATCGTTATGTCTCGTCCTACCTGTCGGCCTTCGAGGGCTACTACAGCAGCGGCGACGGCGGGTACCGCGACGACGACGGTTACGTCTGGGTGATGGGCCGGACCGACGACGTCCTGAATGTGGCCGGTCATCGATTGTCGACCGGTGGTCTGGAGGCGGTCGTGGCTTCGCATCCCGCCGTCGCCGAATGCGCCGTCATCGGGGTCGCCGACGAGCTGAAAGGGCAGGTGCCGCGTGCGCTCGTGGTGCTCAAAGGTTCTGAGATGCCCTCCGACGCGGATGCTCAACGAGTGTGCAGCGAGTTGGCTGCGATGGTGCGCGATCAAATCGGCGGCATCGCGTCACTGCAGCGGGTCGACATCGTGGCGGCCCTACCCAAGACCAGATCGGGCAAGATCCTGCGGCGCACCATGCGTCAGGTCGCCGACGGCGAACAGCCCCGTGTCCCCGGCACCATCGAGGACATCGGTGTGCTGGAGGCACTGGGCGAGGTCCTGAGGGCCCGCCCTTAG